The genomic DNA GCGTAAATTCGGATACAAAAGCATAAAAAAAGTATTGTCAAGCTCAGGAGACGTTGCTGCACATGAGCTCGACAATATCTTTCGGATGGTGCTGGTATTAACTTTGGTAGATTTGTTTGGTTTTCGCTTAAAGGATGCTTTTAGCTTTGTCCTTTTACAGACTTATAATTAATGAACTTATGTTTGATTTTCTCTACTCTTTTTCGGTTCACACCAAAGTCTGAGTATCCCATTCGGGAGGCTGAGCGGATATCAATGACCTTTTTTTCTTTATCGAACAAGAATTCAATGTCGTCTGTGAAACGGAAGATTCTGGACTTACACTCTGCGTGGATATAATCAGGTTCTTCTTCCACGATTTTAGTCCGTTTCATTGATTTTAAAATATCTACAATCGTTTCATACGCTTGCTTAGACGGTCCATTATAGGAGATCGGCGGCACATAGTGATCTCCGCTATCAGTCTGAGAGGAAACACAATTGGGAGAGGATGGGCACTGCTTCAATTGTTTGGTTGTTGCCATTTTTATTCGCCTCCTTTACATAGCCCTCATCTTCTTCTATACCCTTTTTCCAACCATTTCATAACCATCCATAGATAGACTCCTACAAAAGAAAGAGGTTTAAACAATCGGGATCGGTGTTATTGATTAATAGACTCACATTAAGGAGGAATGATGAAATAATGAGTAAGCCAGTAGTACGTGAATATGTAAATGATGAAGAACTGAAAAGTGACATTGAAGATTTACAGAACCGTGGGCTTGATAAGGATGATATTTATGTCATTTCTCATGATGATGACCGAACAAATCGGGTAGCAGACAGCGTTGATGCCAACACTGTTGGCCTGAAGGAAATGGGTATCGAAAATGCTGTCGGTAAGATGTTCAATAAAAAAGGTGATGAACTGAGAGCGAAGTTCAAGGAGATGGGCTTTTCCCAGGAGGAAGCAAATCAATATGAGGATAAGCTTGATAAAGGTAGAATTCTAATGATGGTGACCGATGTGGAGAAGGTAAACGATTGGTCCTAATTGATTGAGGAACGAAAGACGAGGCTGTCCAGATGGGCAGCCTTTTCCTATTCGATTGTGAAAAGGATCGTCATTTCTTGTCCGTCAAATTGCAGAGGTACTGTAAGAATCCTTTCGACCGTACCTAATGATGCAGAATCAACCACTTTCGGAGTCGTGATATCAATTGTGATATCCTCTGTCGATAGCTGCGTCGCAATATTTCCAGCAAGGATATTACCAAGCTCCCCGATGAATGAATCAAGCATCTCCCCTTCAAAAGGCATGCCGAACATCTTGTTTCCACATTCACTGAAAAGCTCTCTGGGACCTAAGAAAAACACCGATCCATTGATCTCTTTTTCCAAACCGATCATGACTCCCGGTTGGCTAAGGTTCACGGATTCGAGTGTGTTCTGCGCTGTTCCGACCTCACATTCCATCGGCAGGACAGTTTTGACCACAGTTATGGCACCGTTCAATAGGGTTGTAATATTTTCTGTCGCTACAATCGTCATAATAATAGAGCCTCCAGAAGCCAAACTCAATTTCTCTTTATATCGGCATATTTACTACCGTTTGAAGGAGAAATGCGAAAAAATATGGTAAATTACAAGATAGAGGTCACCACTGTAAAATTGAAAAAACTGCTGACCAGTGGGGTCAACAGTTTTCTCCTCCTTCTATATCACACGAAAGTCCGTTTTCGAGTGCTGTATCCTCGTTCTTTGCCAGCTCATTATCGATGATTTGTGCGAGACGATCTGCCGGGTAAAGACCCTGAAGTTTTCTTTCTCCGATGAAGAAGGTCGGTACGGCACGGATGTCACGCTGAGCCGCTTCAGCTAAAGCAGCCTGATGACTCTCTCGGTATTTGCGGGATTCTACAGCTTCTCGATAGCCATCCGGATCCAGACCCACTTCTTCAGCGAGCTTTACAAGAACATCAATGTCACCGAGGTCCATCCCTTCTACGAAAAAGGCTTTCAGCATACGGTGATTGTATTCATTTGCTTTCCCGTTCTCCTTCGCATATTGAAAACCTTCAAATGCCAGCTGCGTACGCGGCTGGACCGGAGGGAAATTCATTTCCACGCCAAGCTTCTCAGCCAATGGCTTTACGGAATGCTTCCACGCATTTTGAATATATGCCGAATTCGGGTCAAGAGGTTCGACCGGTTCAGGTCTCAATTCAAACGGCTTCCATTCGACTTCGATATCCTTTCCTTCCATTGCTTCTGCTAGCGGAACCTCCGCTAAATAGCAAAATGGTCAGACATAATCGGAATAAATCTGTATCTTCAAGCTCATTGTCCATTCCCCTTTCATGTTCATCCATTATTTTAATAAGATTTTGTGGCGCAGCCAACTAATCTGTTTCAACATATAAATCCTTTCATCGTCCATGTTGCTCATTTTTCCCATTTTCGTTTATCCGCGTTTTCAGGGTCTATAAAGGCTTTTCTTTACCCTCAATTACAGGTTTACGAGTTTTCAGGGCACATAAACGGTGTTTCTTTGCCCTCATTTTAGAGTTTCCGTGTTTTCAGGGCACATAAACGGCTTTTCTTTGCCCTCATTTTAGAGTTTCCGTGTTTTCAGGGCACATAAACGACTTTTCTTTGCCCTCATTCTAGAGTTTCCGAGTTTTCAGGGCAAATAAACGGCTCTTCTTTACCCTCATTTTCAGTTTTGCGTGTTTTCAGGGCACATAAATAGTTTTTCTTTACCCTCATTTTCACTTTCCCTCTTATTCAGGGTCTTTAAAATGCTTTCCCTAATCTCTCCTAAAAACAAAAGGCTGACCCAGTAGAGTCAGCCTCATGAAATCTCTCGTATTATCGTAAAGCTTTTAATGCGGCAGATATTTTTGCAACACGTGTACCGAGACGCCCAGCCATTGTCAGATCAACTTCTTTCGGCTGCTCTCCGCCTTCTGGCCCTGCTACTGTAGATGCTGAATATGGAGAACCTCCAACAGCATCCGCTGATAATTGCTCAGGATTTTCTCCGTAAGGAAGTCCGACAAAAATCATTCCGAAGTGCATGAGTGGTACGAAGGTCGTCAATGCTGTCGTCTCTTGACCACCGTGAATGGATCCTGTACTTGTAAAGACCGCAGTGGCCTTCCCTTCAAGCTCTCCGTTCATCCATAGTCCACCTGCAGAGTCGAGATATTGTTTCATTTGAGCTGGCATGGAACCATATCGAGTCGGAATACCCCAGATAATGCCATCCGCCCACTTCAGATCTTCATGGGTCGCTTCCGGTATATCCGATTGCATTTCTTGTGCTTTCACATAGTATTCGTTTGATGACATTGCCTGCTTCACTTCATCAAATTCTTTGATGCGTACGATTTTCACCTCGACGTCATCCGCTTTTTTTGCACCATCAGCTACAGCTTGTGCCATTTGATAAATGTGTCCAAACGCACTGTAATACGGAATCAATATGTTCGTTGCCACTACTCATCACTCCTCTTGAAAATTTTCGTCGTATATTACGTTCCCCTTGTCACACCCATTAAATCCCTAAATGCTAAGAAATCCTAAATTCTTATATTTTGAATTCGAGATACTTGTGTAAAAAAATTACGAATGGCTTGATGCAGCGAATTTCCCAAGTCGTTTTAGCATGTCGATTGCCTGTTGTTTCTCTTCTTCCGTCAATCCGCTTAATGCCTGTTGAAGAACCTCTTCATGGGATGGAAAGATTTCCTCCATCAAGGTTTTTCCTTTGTCCGTAAGATAAGCAAACGTGATGCGGCGGTCGTCTGGACAAGGTCTTCTCTCTATGTAACCTTTCTCCTCCAGCTTATCGACGACATACGTAATGCTTCCACTCGCGAGCAGGATCTTCCCGCCGATCTTTTGCAATGCATGCGGACCTTTATGGTAGAGCAATTCAAGAACACCGAATTCCGTCAAATTCAAGTTGAAACGGCGGATATCTTTTCTCGCTACTTCCATAATGGATTGATAGGCTCTTGAGAGGACGATGAAGAGTTCTAAGGATGAATCTTTCATAAGCACGATCTCCTTCAATAATTATCTCGAATTCGAGATAATTATACCGCTTCTCTATTTTCCTGTCAATTCCCAATTACTCATGTTTTAGTGTCCAATCTTTTAACAACGGTCTCCTTCGTATCGTTTCCTTTGGAAAAACGAACGTCCATGGCATGGAGGCACCCGCTGGAACATGAACTTGTGCAATTCGAAACTGACATTCAGCGATGACGCCTCTTCCTTCCTCAGTATAGGTGAAAGGAATACCATCGACAGTGAAAGGTTCATCCCATCCATTCTGAATCAACACCATAGCAAGGAGCGCTCCATGATGGTTCATGGCAGCACGAATCGGAGTGAATTGAAGGACACCCTTTTGAATCGGGTTTTGTTCATGTAGTCGGGTAATTGTTTTTCGGTCCTCATCAGATATTGCTTTTTCCCAGGACGGTTCAAATACGAGCCGGTCTTTCATCCTTCCAAATCCTTTCTTATAACTACTTCGACTACCATAATACCTTCATTTTAAACATGACACCAGCTCCTCAGCCAAAAGTTGTAGCCAAAGACAATACGGATGCCGGAGGAAGGAAAGGCGGCAAGCGTCTATTATAAAAGAAGTGAAGGAGGAATTCGGAATGATCAAAGGCTTGTACGAAGCACATTTACCTGTAAGCGATATGGAACGATCCATTGCGTTCTATCAAAAACTCGGGCTCGAGCTTGCCCATCGTGGTAAGAAATTGGCATTCTTCTGGATTGAAAAAGGGACGAGCTGGCTCGGGCTTTGGGAGACGAAGGAGGTCTCCATCCCCTATCACCCCTCTATCCGTCATCTTGCCTTCCAAATCGATTCCAGTGATATGGATCATATAAAAGCTTGGCTGAAGGAACGGGGGATTGAAGTGCGGGAAGCTTTCGGCTTTACGCCTGAAGAACAGCCGTTAGTCCTGGCCAACACCCCTCATGCGCATGCAGCCGTCTATTTTCAGGATCCAGACGGCAACTCCTTGGAAATGATTTCGCCTCTCGCTATCGATACAAATGAACACCATGACATGATGCAGTTGAAGGAGTGGAAAGAAAAGGCTGACCGATAACGGTCAGCCTACTTCCATTTCCAATTCTTCAATCCGTTTTTCCAAGTATTTCGTATCCTTTTGAGCGTGGAAGGTTTCTGCTTTTTCCACAATGACAGCCGTGTTGTATTCCGGAATCCCTGCGTATTGTTCATAAACGCCTTTCGGGATCAGTACGTTCCCTTCCGGCCAGTGGACTTGTACATTCCCAGATTTTACGTCGACAAACCGAGCTTTCCCATGGAAGAGTCCGTGTTTGTTATAAACGACGATCGCCTCTCCTTGAGCAATTCCATGCTTCTTCCCGTCCTCTTCATTCATGAGAACATCATAGCGTTCCGCCTCATTGAACGGGTCGTGATCGGAATAAATCATCGAATTGAATTGCTTACCGCGACGAGTCGTTACGTAAAAGTGACCCTCCGCCTTACGTAGCTCTGGAATGTCCATGCTGATGAGGTTACCCTTCCCATCAGGAGTAGGGCAATAACCGTCTTCACATAGCCATGCACCACCCCACTGGAAGACATCCCCCTTCTTCTTCAAGTGCTGGATGCCATCATAATTCGGTGCCGCTTTCGCAATTTCATCCCGAACAGCTTGCGCGTCCTTGAAATCGATCACGTGTTTTTGGTCAGGCTTGACGCGTTTTGCAAGATCCACATAGATTTCCCACTCTGAACGGGCTTCTTCGATTCTCGGACCTTTAATTTCAGGTGAAAAATAGACCATTCGCTCTGTTGAGGTCGATGTACCGCCTCCTGGCTGCTCATAACGCGTCATGGCCGGCAGGACGACGACAGCCTCCTTCGCATCCACAAATGTCGACGTGTTGAAGATGATATCTTGATGGACACGAATATCAACACTCTCAAGGCATTGTCTGACAAACTCAGGGTCTGGCATCGTTTCGAGGAAGTTTCCACCCGACATGTAATAAAGCTTCAGCTTCCGTTCATGATCCTCTGGGAGGAGCGCGTTCTCAAGAGAAATACCGACGATATCCCCCTGCCATCTTGGAATTTTGAAGTTCCATACCTTTTCGACGCGTTTCACGTTCGTATCATCAAATCCTCCGCCAGGCAGTACGAACGGGTCAGCACCCATTTCGCCTGCTCCTTGTACACCTGAGTGGCCACGGATCGGCATCACACCACAATGTTCACGACCTAAGAAGCCTCGTAACAAGGCGAGGTTCGCCACTTGCGATACGTTATCCGTCCCGAAACGATGCTGGGTAAGACCCATCGACCAGACGAATACCGCTGAATCGGATTTGGCAAGAAGCACAGCAAGCTCTTGCATCCGTTCTTTTGATAATCCGGATGATTTTTCAAGCGTCTCCCAATCATAGGATTCCACTTTATCCTTCAGCTCGTCCAATCCATTCACATGCTCCTGGACGAAATCATGATTGATGGCGGATCCCGGGGCTTCTTCTTCCATCGCAAACCAGTGCTTCATGATGCCGTGCATGAATGCAATGTCGCCTCCGATATTCACCTGATAGACATCATCCGCAATTTTTGTCCCGAACAATGCGGATTCCGGGATGGATGGAATCCAATAGTTTTCCATCGATGGCTCATAGTAAGGATTGATGACGATGATTTTCGTCCCTTTCCTTTTAGCCGCATACATGTATTTGGTCGATACCGGTTGGTTATTCGCCGCAACAGAGCCCCAGAATACGAGGACATCCGTACCGATCCAGTCCTTATAATTACAGCTGGATGCACCGATCCCTAATGATCGGCTCAAGGCCGTCTTGGATGGCGAATGGCAAATGCGGGATGCATTATCGATGTTGTTCGTCCCGAGGAAGCGTGCCACCTTCGCTGCAGTATAATAGGATTCATTGGTGATGCCGCGTGATGTGAGGTAGAATCCGTATTGCTTCGGGTCCAGCTTCTTCATTTTATCCGCAATCAAGTCGAGGGCATCATCCCACGAAAGACGGCTGAATTTCTTCTCTCCAGGCTTTCGGATCAACGGATAAGGAATCCTTCCGAGCTTACGCAATTCTGTGCTGCTCTTCTTACGGAGCTCATCAATGTCCGCATGGACGACCTCAGGCTTCATCGCTGGCATCGTATTCAACCGTAAGACATTCAATCGTGTCGTACATAAGTGCGGACCTTGCAGCGTCTGATCCTGCAGGCCTGCGACACCGAGTGCGCAGCCGTCGCACACACCTTGCGTCAAAATTCTTGTGGCATAAGGAAGGTTGTCCTTGTTCTCCCAGGCAACCTTCGCTGTATCTCGTATATGGTGAGGCTTTATTTTACCTAATCCGAACGGAACCTTACTCACCCATAAGGATGGGTCGAGGTCCTTTGCTAGCTTCATAGGGCCGGAGTGCTTCGTTTTACCCACAATCATTCCCCTTCCTCTCGTTCCCGAATAATCGATCCATCAGTCAGTGTGTTAGTTTAATAGTATTATGAAAGCGGTGTCAATTCAATACGAGGTGGGCGTGTTTGTCCTTTTTCTTTGTTTAAAATAAGGCGCTAGAGGTGACAATGGTACGGAAATCAATTGGCATGAAAGGAAAATCGTTTCCTTTGTTGAATCTAGAAGGTAACAATCATAGATAGAAGGAGTTTGTGGGAATGAGAGAGAGTTTCAAGCTACGAAACGAGGATTGGCTGGAGAACGCCACAGTCTTTGAAATCCAAAAAGCGATGAATAACGGACAATTGACGTCCGTGCAGCTGGTAAGCCGTTGCTTAGAATATATCATCCAAGACAATCATGACGGGAAGAAGCTGAATGCAGTCCTAGAAGTGAATCCTGATGCCCTCCAAATTGCAGAGACGCTGGATGCGGAACGAAAATTGAAAGGGATGCGTGGTCTCCTTCACGGGATACCCGTTCTGTTGAAGGATAATATCGAAACCGCAGACCGGATGCATACGAGTGCAGGTTCACTGGCACTAGCTGATCATTACGCAAAGGAAGACGCGGCCATCGTGAAAAAGCTGCGAGACGCAGGCGCGGTAATCGTCGGAAAGGCGAATATGACAGAATGGGCGAATTTCATGAGTACGTCGATGGCGAATGGCTACAGTTCAAGAGGAGGTCAAGTACTGAATCCTTACGGAAGTCAATTTGATGTTGGCGGCTCAAGCTCAGGCTCTGCTGTAGGGGTAGCAGCCCATTTTGCAACCCTTGCTGTCGGTACAGAAACATCTGGCTCTATCCTCAGTCCCGCCAGTCAGAACAATGTGGTCGGAATCAAGCCTACCGTCGGCCTCGTAAGCCGGTCAGGCATCATCCCGCTTTCCCATAGTCAAGACACCGCTGGTCCTATCGCCCGTACAGTCACGGATGCAGCGATTCTCCTTGGCGCTTTGACAGGGCAGGACGACCGAGATCCCGTTACGTACACGAGCCGAGAAAGAAGCTTCCAGGACTTTACGACATATTTGAATGCATACGCCCTACATGGTGCACGGATCGGTGTTTGCAGAGAAAAATATATCGATGGTTTGCCAGAACAGCAGCGAGTCGTCATGGAAAAGGCGATCGCGGATCTAAAGGAGGCAGGAGCGACCATCATTGAATTGGAATCCATTTCGCCTATGGAAAATGATGAGTCATGGGATTACAATGTCCTTCTTTATGAATTCAAATCGGATTTGAACGCTTATTTGCACAATTTACCGGCTTCCCTTCCTGTCCATTCATTAAGGGATGTGATCCGATTCAATGAGGAAAATGAGGAAACAGCGCTAAAATATGGACAAGACATCTTACTCGATTCAGAGGAGACATCGGGAACGATGACAGAAGCAGCGTATTTGAAAAGTCGGCTGCGTGATCTTCAGCTCTCAAGGATACGTGGAATCGATGTCGTGATGGAGGAGTTTCAGCTGAATGCGCTTCTCTTTCCAAACTCGAATGGCGCGGGCATCCCAGCGAAAGCGGGCTATCCATCCATCACCGTCCCAGGTGGTTTTACAGAGGATGGACAGCCGGTCGGCGTCACTTTCACGGGCAAAGCGTTCACTGAATCGACCTTAATTGGACTTGGATTCGCTTACGAGCAATTCACCAAGCATCGCCGTGCTCCGTTATCGGACTAAGAGGGTGGACTGGAGATCGGAAGTCAGTTTCCTGCTTGCTGCAGCTTGTATTCGCGTAGCTTTTGCTTCTGGTCATCCGGCCACCAGGCGCCACAGTCGTCTGAGACGACACACGCTGCGCATGTTTTCAAATCATAAACGACCATCCCAGTGATCGGTGGCGAATAGAGGTGCAAGGTGACGAGGTCCGTTTGAGCTGGATCCGTCATTTTATGCACCCCTTTTTTTGGTGCATAAAAGAATTTTCCCTTCTGCTTATACTCAGAGAACAACTCAGAAGGCAGCTGATTCTCTTTCACTTCATAAACCGTGTTGCGGGATACACCGTTCATGACCTGGATCCATCCGCAGGATTCACCGTGATCATGAGGTGCACACTCAATATCGGACCAATTCATGACAAGCAGCTCGACTTGTTCGTCCTTATATAGCAGCTTCCGGTAATAAGGCTTCCCATCAGGATCCTGCAACGACGGCATAAGCTCCTCCAGCTGGACATTGAGCTTTTCCATTGCTTCTCGTAAGGCTTCCCTCGAGGTCGACTCCATTTGACCGAAAACCTTTTCAATCCGTTCCATCAGTTCCATTTTGCAAACCCCCGTTTCGACTTATCGTCTGTACCGCAATACAACGTGATGAAAAAATGTAAGCAGCTGTCCATTGACTAAAATGACACCCATTATTATCATAAGTCCGCCTAAAACACTTATGATGACTATTTTTTCATTCAATAAAAGAATCGCTGCAATGAGTGTGGCTAAAGGCTCTAAATAGAGGAACACAGAAACCTGGGAGGCATCCAGCACATCAAGCGCTTTCGCCCAATACCAATATGCGACGCCAGATACGAAGATCCCGAGGAACATGAGATGAGACCACTCTCCGGCTGTTAAGAGCGCCAATTCATTCCAGCCTTCATTCCGTATAAGAAAGGGAATCGTCAGCACGAATCCTAACGTACTCATGTAGAAGGTGAGCACAAGAGGCGGTATAGGTACGCTCAATTTCTTCAATAGAACAGAATAGACAGCCCAATTCAACGTACTTAAAATCATGAGAAGGTACCCGATATTCATGGCAAGATCAAAGGAACCGCCAGCCCCCTTGGTCGTTACCATAAGGACGCCGAACACAGCCACCGTCATCCCGCATGCCTTCCGCCAGGTCATCCTCTCATGAAGAAACATCATTGCAAGGATTACAGTGAAAATAGGAGAAAATGAAATGAGCCATCCTGCTGATGAAGCATCGATCGTCAAAAGAGCGGTCGCCTGGAACACTTGATGAATGAAGACGCCTAAGATACCGAGCACGATCAAATGAGGAATATAGGCAATTGGAATCCTCAGTTTACCGCCTAAGGCGATGATCAAAAAAAGGAGAAACAGCGAACCGATGCCAAAACGGACGACAAGAAGTGTAAAGGGATCCAATTTATCAAGGACCGCTTTCGTCGATACGAACGAAATGCCCCAGAATGTAATCGACATCGTGGCATAAAGCGATGATACGAGCTTCATTTTATAAGGAATCATACGCCGTTCTCCTCCATAAGGTTCTTAAAACCATCCTATGCCTGTCCGTGGATGGCATGTCTAAAACCTTTTATGGAGAAC from Pseudalkalibacillus sp. SCS-8 includes the following:
- a CDS encoding DUF1499 domain-containing protein; amino-acid sequence: MATTKQLKQCPSSPNCVSSQTDSGDHYVPPISYNGPSKQAYETIVDILKSMKRTKIVEEEPDYIHAECKSRIFRFTDDIEFLFDKEKKVIDIRSASRMGYSDFGVNRKRVEKIKHKFINYKSVKGQS
- a CDS encoding general stress protein, producing the protein MSKPVVREYVNDEELKSDIEDLQNRGLDKDDIYVISHDDDRTNRVADSVDANTVGLKEMGIENAVGKMFNKKGDELRAKFKEMGFSQEEANQYEDKLDKGRILMMVTDVEKVNDWS
- a CDS encoding chemotaxis protein CheX, with the translated sequence MTIVATENITTLLNGAITVVKTVLPMECEVGTAQNTLESVNLSQPGVMIGLEKEINGSVFFLGPRELFSECGNKMFGMPFEGEMLDSFIGELGNILAGNIATQLSTEDITIDITTPKVVDSASLGTVERILTVPLQFDGQEMTILFTIE
- a CDS encoding DsbA family protein; this translates as MEGKDIEVEWKPFELRPEPVEPLDPNSAYIQNAWKHSVKPLAEKLGVEMNFPPVQPRTQLAFEGFQYAKENGKANEYNHRMLKAFFVEGMDLGDIDVLVKLAEEVGLDPDGYREAVESRKYRESHQAALAEAAQRDIRAVPTFFIGERKLQGLYPADRLAQIIDNELAKNEDTALENGLSCDIEGGENC
- the wrbA gene encoding NAD(P)H:quinone oxidoreductase — protein: MAQAVADGAKKADDVEVKIVRIKEFDEVKQAMSSNEYYVKAQEMQSDIPEATHEDLKWADGIIWGIPTRYGSMPAQMKQYLDSAGGLWMNGELEGKATAVFTSTGSIHGGQETTALTTFVPLMHFGMIFVGLPYGENPEQLSADAVGGSPYSASTVAGPEGGEQPKEVDLTMAGRLGTRVAKISAALKALR
- a CDS encoding MarR family transcriptional regulator, whose amino-acid sequence is MKDSSLELFIVLSRAYQSIMEVARKDIRRFNLNLTEFGVLELLYHKGPHALQKIGGKILLASGSITYVVDKLEEKGYIERRPCPDDRRITFAYLTDKGKTLMEEIFPSHEEVLQQALSGLTEEEKQQAIDMLKRLGKFAASSHS
- a CDS encoding SLAP domain-containing protein produces the protein MKDRLVFEPSWEKAISDEDRKTITRLHEQNPIQKGVLQFTPIRAAMNHHGALLAMVLIQNGWDEPFTVDGIPFTYTEEGRGVIAECQFRIAQVHVPAGASMPWTFVFPKETIRRRPLLKDWTLKHE
- a CDS encoding VOC family protein encodes the protein MIKGLYEAHLPVSDMERSIAFYQKLGLELAHRGKKLAFFWIEKGTSWLGLWETKEVSIPYHPSIRHLAFQIDSSDMDHIKAWLKERGIEVREAFGFTPEEQPLVLANTPHAHAAVYFQDPDGNSLEMISPLAIDTNEHHDMMQLKEWKEKADR
- a CDS encoding FdhF/YdeP family oxidoreductase, translated to MGKTKHSGPMKLAKDLDPSLWVSKVPFGLGKIKPHHIRDTAKVAWENKDNLPYATRILTQGVCDGCALGVAGLQDQTLQGPHLCTTRLNVLRLNTMPAMKPEVVHADIDELRKKSSTELRKLGRIPYPLIRKPGEKKFSRLSWDDALDLIADKMKKLDPKQYGFYLTSRGITNESYYTAAKVARFLGTNNIDNASRICHSPSKTALSRSLGIGASSCNYKDWIGTDVLVFWGSVAANNQPVSTKYMYAAKRKGTKIIVINPYYEPSMENYWIPSIPESALFGTKIADDVYQVNIGGDIAFMHGIMKHWFAMEEEAPGSAINHDFVQEHVNGLDELKDKVESYDWETLEKSSGLSKERMQELAVLLAKSDSAVFVWSMGLTQHRFGTDNVSQVANLALLRGFLGREHCGVMPIRGHSGVQGAGEMGADPFVLPGGGFDDTNVKRVEKVWNFKIPRWQGDIVGISLENALLPEDHERKLKLYYMSGGNFLETMPDPEFVRQCLESVDIRVHQDIIFNTSTFVDAKEAVVVLPAMTRYEQPGGGTSTSTERMVYFSPEIKGPRIEEARSEWEIYVDLAKRVKPDQKHVIDFKDAQAVRDEIAKAAPNYDGIQHLKKKGDVFQWGGAWLCEDGYCPTPDGKGNLISMDIPELRKAEGHFYVTTRRGKQFNSMIYSDHDPFNEAERYDVLMNEEDGKKHGIAQGEAIVVYNKHGLFHGKARFVDVKSGNVQVHWPEGNVLIPKGVYEQYAGIPEYNTAVIVEKAETFHAQKDTKYLEKRIEELEMEVG
- a CDS encoding amidase family protein, with the protein product MRESFKLRNEDWLENATVFEIQKAMNNGQLTSVQLVSRCLEYIIQDNHDGKKLNAVLEVNPDALQIAETLDAERKLKGMRGLLHGIPVLLKDNIETADRMHTSAGSLALADHYAKEDAAIVKKLRDAGAVIVGKANMTEWANFMSTSMANGYSSRGGQVLNPYGSQFDVGGSSSGSAVGVAAHFATLAVGTETSGSILSPASQNNVVGIKPTVGLVSRSGIIPLSHSQDTAGPIARTVTDAAILLGALTGQDDRDPVTYTSRERSFQDFTTYLNAYALHGARIGVCREKYIDGLPEQQRVVMEKAIADLKEAGATIIELESISPMENDESWDYNVLLYEFKSDLNAYLHNLPASLPVHSLRDVIRFNEENEETALKYGQDILLDSEETSGTMTEAAYLKSRLRDLQLSRIRGIDVVMEEFQLNALLFPNSNGAGIPAKAGYPSITVPGGFTEDGQPVGVTFTGKAFTESTLIGLGFAYEQFTKHRRAPLSD
- a CDS encoding cysteine dioxygenase family protein, which produces MELMERIEKVFGQMESTSREALREAMEKLNVQLEELMPSLQDPDGKPYYRKLLYKDEQVELLVMNWSDIECAPHDHGESCGWIQVMNGVSRNTVYEVKENQLPSELFSEYKQKGKFFYAPKKGVHKMTDPAQTDLVTLHLYSPPITGMVVYDLKTCAACVVSDDCGAWWPDDQKQKLREYKLQQAGN
- a CDS encoding DMT family transporter; its protein translation is MIPYKMKLVSSLYATMSITFWGISFVSTKAVLDKLDPFTLLVVRFGIGSLFLLFLIIALGGKLRIPIAYIPHLIVLGILGVFIHQVFQATALLTIDASSAGWLISFSPIFTVILAMMFLHERMTWRKACGMTVAVFGVLMVTTKGAGGSFDLAMNIGYLLMILSTLNWAVYSVLLKKLSVPIPPLVLTFYMSTLGFVLTIPFLIRNEGWNELALLTAGEWSHLMFLGIFVSGVAYWYWAKALDVLDASQVSVFLYLEPLATLIAAILLLNEKIVIISVLGGLMIIMGVILVNGQLLTFFHHVVLRYRR